In one Synergistaceae bacterium genomic region, the following are encoded:
- the dnaN gene encoding DNA polymerase III subunit beta → MKLELERQSFLKAWQTAEKSAGTKTPKDVISGILVKADENGNVTLEATDLKSSVKCKANGVKVIEPGTAVLSLNIFGNLLKKTTEENITLDVNSERGLLIYGKSKIRFAIFNVDEFPRLPDSAESELVCEIMCADLIRLISEGTAASSQPQDFPKYLGTCLFRTSESEIKSVSTDGKRLALSKMICNVTKSQDLLLPAPALRELGKMLSSGNGDETVKISCDTSTAWFALPEIEYSIRLIDSTFPNYERILNNETRTTLRISRDKLLAVIDRIDIIARMTPAHIMALELKPGEELIITARAPDAGTAREFLEAGIEGGYMQIGFNVSYFQDGLRALGSGDIVIEFSHEEGQCRMTRSESDDFLYMLMPARLSSQDTISDDEISDFVPENQENVTSL, encoded by the coding sequence ATGAAACTAGAATTAGAGCGCCAGAGCTTTCTAAAGGCGTGGCAGACCGCAGAGAAATCCGCAGGCACAAAGACTCCTAAAGACGTAATCAGCGGGATTCTTGTCAAGGCCGACGAAAACGGAAATGTAACTCTTGAAGCTACTGACCTCAAAAGCTCCGTAAAATGCAAGGCTAACGGCGTGAAAGTTATTGAACCGGGGACGGCTGTATTATCGCTTAATATATTTGGAAATCTGCTCAAGAAAACGACCGAAGAAAATATTACTCTTGACGTTAATTCAGAGCGCGGACTATTAATTTACGGCAAAAGCAAAATTAGATTCGCAATTTTCAACGTTGACGAATTTCCAAGACTCCCAGACAGCGCAGAGTCAGAGCTTGTTTGCGAAATCATGTGTGCTGATTTAATACGCTTAATATCAGAAGGCACAGCAGCAAGCTCACAGCCTCAAGACTTCCCGAAATATTTGGGCACATGCTTATTCAGAACGAGTGAAAGCGAAATAAAATCTGTATCGACCGACGGCAAAAGACTCGCACTCTCTAAGATGATTTGCAATGTAACAAAGAGTCAGGATTTATTATTACCTGCTCCCGCATTAAGAGAACTCGGAAAAATGTTATCTTCCGGAAATGGCGACGAGACAGTAAAAATTTCCTGCGACACTTCAACAGCGTGGTTTGCTTTGCCCGAAATAGAGTACTCGATCAGATTAATAGATTCTACTTTCCCAAACTATGAACGCATATTAAATAACGAGACCCGCACAACTTTGCGAATCTCACGCGATAAATTACTTGCAGTTATTGACCGCATTGACATTATCGCACGCATGACTCCGGCTCACATAATGGCGTTGGAATTAAAGCCCGGCGAAGAATTAATTATCACTGCACGAGCACCCGACGCAGGAACAGCAAGAGAATTTCTTGAAGCAGGAATCGAAGGCGGTTATATGCAAATCGGCTTTAACGTCAGCTATTTTCAGGACGGTTTAAGGGCGTTAGGTTCGGGCGATATTGTAATCGAGTTCAGCCACGAAGAAGGCCAATGCAGAATGACCCGCAGTGAAAGCGACGATTTTCTGTATATGCTCATGCCGGCGAGATTGAGCAGTCAAGACACGATTTCTGATGATGAAATAAGCGACTTTGTTCCGGAAAATCAAGAAAATGTTACATCATTATAA
- a CDS encoding Rne/Rng family ribonuclease encodes MPDVKIIADLLENEQTRVALLEDGKLTEIFIDYNFDEENNNFMSSRAKSSRLARQGDIFIARIDTLLPAINAAFASLVRPSKSHNEPRNAFLYLNEAPENVKPGDYLIVQVVKNARKNKAPRISARVSIPGRWLVLVPDSDETGVSRRIFDNSERKRLKHIADSLKSQVPGLGVIIRTAAEGVDEKFLQQDLDSLLNLWHEIENKAKNNPAPCLLYRDTGTLGRVLRDEISGTIDEIIINDPEEFENVKNFVERFYPERPNLQLYTGITPIFEYFGIESEIDRALERKVWLKSGAYLVIDQTEALTVIDVNSGKFTDSPDMRHTVLSVNLEAASEIARQLRLRSLGGIVVVDFIDMDFDEDREKLLKHFDSCIMHDRLKARVFSITKLGLVELTRKRERPDLRSVLTRNCPLCCDNGFVEREESLAMKIKRFIRKITSANKSEAFLIHTSTHMANYLKNYIPDWEKEFDRKIFIAGISNFDWDKYKLDYQGDLQSTLSRAKMY; translated from the coding sequence ATGCCTGACGTTAAAATAATTGCTGACTTGCTCGAAAACGAACAAACTAGAGTCGCACTTCTTGAAGACGGCAAATTAACAGAAATTTTCATAGATTACAACTTTGACGAGGAAAATAATAATTTCATGTCATCACGTGCAAAAAGTTCGAGATTAGCGCGTCAAGGTGATATTTTTATTGCTAGGATTGATACACTTTTGCCCGCAATTAATGCAGCGTTTGCAAGTCTCGTCAGGCCGTCAAAATCTCACAATGAGCCGAGAAACGCTTTTCTTTATCTCAACGAAGCACCCGAAAACGTGAAGCCCGGCGATTATTTAATTGTTCAGGTCGTCAAGAATGCCCGCAAAAATAAAGCTCCCAGAATCAGCGCAAGAGTTTCTATTCCGGGACGGTGGCTCGTTCTCGTTCCTGATTCTGATGAAACAGGAGTCAGCCGCAGAATATTTGATAACTCCGAACGCAAAAGACTCAAGCACATAGCAGACTCGTTAAAATCGCAGGTTCCGGGACTGGGAGTAATAATCAGAACAGCTGCAGAAGGTGTCGACGAAAAATTTTTACAACAGGATTTAGACTCGTTATTAAATTTATGGCACGAGATCGAGAACAAAGCAAAAAATAACCCCGCACCTTGTTTGCTTTACCGCGATACAGGCACGCTCGGACGAGTTTTGCGCGACGAGATTTCCGGAACAATCGACGAAATAATTATTAACGATCCTGAAGAGTTCGAGAACGTAAAAAATTTTGTCGAACGCTTTTATCCTGAACGCCCAAATTTGCAATTATACACAGGAATAACGCCGATTTTCGAGTATTTCGGCATTGAAAGCGAAATAGACAGGGCACTTGAGCGCAAAGTCTGGCTTAAGAGCGGAGCTTATCTCGTAATCGACCAGACAGAAGCACTCACAGTTATAGACGTTAATTCAGGAAAATTTACGGACTCGCCTGATATGCGTCATACAGTTTTGAGCGTAAATCTTGAGGCAGCGTCGGAAATTGCCCGCCAGTTAAGATTGCGTTCACTCGGAGGGATTGTCGTTGTAGATTTTATTGACATGGACTTTGACGAGGACCGCGAGAAATTATTAAAACATTTTGACTCGTGTATCATGCATGATAGATTAAAAGCTCGTGTCTTCAGCATTACTAAACTTGGCCTCGTTGAATTAACTAGAAAGCGTGAACGTCCCGACCTTAGAAGCGTTTTGACCCGCAACTGTCCGCTTTGCTGCGATAATGGCTTTGTCGAACGTGAAGAGAGTCTTGCGATGAAGATTAAGCGTTTCATCAGGAAAATAACGAGCGCTAACAAGTCAGAGGCTTTCTTGATTCATACCAGCACACACATGGCAAATTATTTAAAAAATTATATTCCTGACTGGGAGAAAGAATTTGACCGAAAAATTTTTATTGCCGGAATATCAAATTTTGATTGGGACAAATATAAACTCGATTATCAGGGCGATTTACAAAGCACACTGTCCCGCGCAAAAATGTATTAA
- a CDS encoding DUF2344 domain-containing protein: MSDFFRTRLIYSKRGGACFVPHIALAQIFSRSAVRAGLELVMTQGFSPRAKISFAPELPAGVIALNEPVDMFFPFVPENFIDVMNNSLPEGFNISRAFIVPDDAPSLGKMCKSAQYLIRSAINLETHIKNFYGENIISLANKDNWLELILREPAQNPIGGLVKNLIRENFISGWQDVNIVRVSIGLYQNGSVSLNA, from the coding sequence GTGTCAGATTTTTTTAGAACGCGATTAATTTACTCAAAAAGGGGCGGGGCTTGCTTTGTACCTCATATTGCATTAGCGCAGATTTTTTCTCGCAGTGCTGTGCGTGCAGGTCTTGAACTCGTTATGACTCAGGGCTTCTCACCGCGTGCAAAAATTTCTTTCGCGCCTGAACTCCCCGCCGGAGTAATTGCACTTAATGAACCTGTTGATATGTTTTTCCCGTTTGTGCCTGAAAATTTTATTGATGTCATGAATAATTCTTTACCCGAAGGATTTAATATTTCACGCGCTTTTATTGTCCCTGATGACGCACCCTCACTCGGCAAAATGTGCAAGTCCGCGCAATATTTAATCAGGTCAGCAATAAATTTAGAGACTCACATAAAAAATTTCTACGGCGAAAATATTATTTCACTCGCAAATAAAGATAACTGGCTCGAATTAATCTTACGTGAACCCGCGCAAAATCCTATAGGCGGACTCGTGAAAAATTTAATCCGCGAAAATTTTATATCCGGCTGGCAAGATGTAAATATAGTAAGAGTCTCAATCGGCTTATATCAAAATGGGAGTGTGAGTCTTAATGCCTGA
- a CDS encoding Coenzyme F420 hydrogenase/dehydrogenase, beta subunit C-terminal domain, producing the protein MININDKELCCGCNACGDACPTGAIKFLCDNEGIWYPEVNSEKCINCNLCEKVCPIINIDSLKHNDLEQSICYAAENKNLEVVFDSTSGGLFSALADFMYKNGGYVGGAIFNDDLTVSQFISNDKNDLPKLRSSKYVQSNAENFYKRVKSLLDDGEKVLVCGTPCQMAALRAFLGRDYENLIIVDFVCLGINSPLVFRKYLDSIEARYNSPVVYSKAKSKEYGWRNLTQKFILQDGRQIFEPRDINKFTKGYIGTHLFTRPSCYSCKFKGFPRMSDITLADFWGIENFSTKLEKNLGTSLVMINSKKGESYFENIKPRINFIPMPFETILPGNQALIKPLAKFNNDREAFFRDIKNLPFDEVIDKYSTSPQPKIGIKGKIKSFLRKIKNVLRTAKFIAKITRLHIPALYNTIKYSGIKNLLHYKGIIFSTYCSVNIAKSAELDIKGLLIVGSKGRFPKSHLETRFLLADKAKLTVLNDFTFSYGADIEVLEGGHLIIHGRKFVSSGSNIGLTIICGEKIEIDSDVQIGRNVLIRDNNGGHFINRQGYRNTRPVKIGEKCWLCESCVIMQGVNIGQGTVIGAKSFVINSVPANCLVSGSPAKIIEKNILWKY; encoded by the coding sequence ATTTGTGCGAAAAAGTTTGTCCGATAATTAATATAGACTCACTCAAGCACAACGATTTAGAGCAATCAATCTGTTACGCAGCAGAGAATAAAAATTTAGAGGTCGTCTTTGACAGCACATCAGGAGGGCTATTTTCTGCGCTTGCTGACTTCATGTACAAAAATGGAGGTTATGTCGGAGGAGCGATTTTCAACGATGATTTAACGGTCTCGCAGTTTATCTCGAATGACAAGAACGATTTGCCAAAATTAAGAAGCTCTAAATATGTTCAGAGTAATGCAGAAAATTTTTATAAACGCGTGAAAAGTCTGCTCGATGACGGCGAAAAAGTTTTAGTCTGCGGGACACCGTGTCAAATGGCTGCATTGCGTGCGTTTCTTGGCCGTGATTATGAAAATTTAATAATTGTTGACTTCGTGTGCTTGGGGATAAACTCGCCGCTGGTCTTCAGGAAATATTTAGACTCAATTGAAGCGCGTTATAACTCTCCTGTTGTATATTCAAAAGCTAAATCAAAAGAGTATGGCTGGAGGAACCTGACTCAAAAATTTATCCTGCAGGACGGCAGACAGATTTTCGAGCCTCGTGATATCAACAAATTTACTAAAGGCTATATCGGGACTCATTTATTTACTCGTCCGTCATGTTATTCATGCAAGTTTAAAGGCTTTCCGAGAATGTCAGATATAACGCTTGCTGATTTCTGGGGCATAGAAAATTTTAGCACTAAGCTCGAAAAAAATTTAGGCACTTCATTAGTGATGATAAACTCGAAAAAGGGAGAGTCATATTTCGAGAACATAAAGCCGCGAATAAATTTTATCCCCATGCCATTCGAGACGATTTTACCCGGCAACCAAGCATTAATAAAGCCGCTCGCAAAATTTAACAACGACAGAGAAGCATTTTTCCGCGATATAAAAAATTTGCCGTTCGATGAAGTAATTGACAAATACAGCACAAGCCCTCAGCCTAAAATCGGAATTAAGGGCAAAATAAAATCTTTCCTGCGCAAAATCAAGAACGTACTGCGAACCGCAAAATTTATCGCAAAAATTACGCGCTTACACATTCCAGCATTGTATAACACGATAAAATACAGCGGAATAAAAAATTTATTGCATTACAAAGGTATAATTTTCTCGACTTATTGCAGCGTGAATATCGCAAAGAGTGCAGAACTTGATATCAAAGGCTTATTAATCGTCGGCAGCAAGGGCAGATTTCCGAAAAGTCATTTAGAGACACGATTTTTACTCGCTGACAAGGCAAAATTAACTGTCTTGAATGATTTTACGTTCAGCTACGGCGCAGATATAGAAGTTCTCGAGGGCGGACACTTGATAATTCACGGTAGAAAATTTGTCTCAAGCGGTTCAAACATAGGCTTAACTATCATTTGCGGCGAAAAAATAGAAATTGACTCAGATGTCCAAATCGGCAGAAATGTTTTAATTCGCGACAATAACGGCGGACATTTTATAAACCGTCAAGGCTACAGAAACACCCGCCCCGTTAAAATTGGCGAAAAATGCTGGCTTTGCGAGTCATGCGTCATAATGCAGGGAGTAAATATCGGTCAAGGCACAGTCATTGGCGCAAAATCGTTTGTGATTAATTCTGTACCCGCAAATTGTCTCGTGTCAGGCTCTCCCGCAAAAATAATCGAGAAAAATATTTTATGGAAGTATTAA